The proteins below come from a single Manduca sexta isolate Smith_Timp_Sample1 chromosome 3, JHU_Msex_v1.0, whole genome shotgun sequence genomic window:
- the LOC119189389 gene encoding trypsin, alkaline C-like, whose protein sequence is MLWCVLFIFAACGTTQAEEWQVNTVPLPTTSITDSRIIGGSPVSIERYPFIVQVLYNSQLLCGGSLLTSRHVLTAAHCFFNDQGIQVGPRRFSVRVGSSNANSGGKVHSVSTIVVHERYNRIPRDNDIAIMLLNRHVKWSDRVGTARIPLADAVVPKNATVVHIGWGTTSTTNPATSPILNGVSVYKIDHAVCRERYTMLEQLRGEPYPVTSNMICAGVLDVGGRDACQGDSGGPLLYRNVVVGVTSWGYGCALPLFPGVSARVASYTNWITNTVSQLRGGSRVESASALLLLVSVSAAYCARLSQF, encoded by the exons ATGTTGTGGtgtgtgttgtttatttttgccgCGTGCG GGACAACGCAGGCGGAGGAATGGCAGGTGAACACGGTGCCGCTGCCCACGACATCTATTACAGACTCCAGGATCATCGGCGGCTCACCCGTCTCCATAGAGCGATATCCCTTTATCGTTCAA GTGCTGTACAACTCTCAGCTTCTGTGTGGTGGCTCGCTGCTGACATCGCGGCATGTATTGACCGCCGCTCACTGCTTCTTTAACGA CCAGGGCATCCAAGTCGGCCCCAGACGGTTTTCCGTCCGTGTCGGCAGTTCGAACGCTAATTCCG GTGGAAAGGTGCACAGCGTGTCAACCATAGTGGTGCACGAGCGGTACAACAGGATACCCCGCGACAACGACATCGCGATAATGCTGTTGAACAGGCATGTGAAGTGGAGTGACAGGGTGGGCACCGCACGGATCCCCCTGGCAGACGCCGTGGTTCCCAAAAACGCCACTGTTGTCCACATCGGTTGGGGAACAACTAGC ACGACCAATCCAGCGACCTCGCCGATTCTAAACGGAGTATCTGTCTACAAGATAGACCACGCCGTTTGCAGAGAGCGGTACACAATGCTGGAGCAACTCAGGGGAGAGCCTTATCCAGTGACCAGCAACATGATCTGTGCGGGCGTACTGGACGTTGGAG GTAGAGACGCGTGCCAGGGTGACAGTGGAGGACCCTTGCTTTACAGGAACGTGGTCGTGGGCGTCACCTCGTGGGGCTACGGGTGCGCATTGCCCCTGTTCCCAGGGGTCAGCGCCAGGGTCGCTAGTTACACCAATTGGATCACAAACACC GTGTCGCAACTGCGCGGCGGCTCTCGTGTCGAGAGCGCCAGTGCGTTGCTCCTCCTAGTCTCCGTGTCCGCGGCATACTGCGCCAGACTCTCTCAGTTTTAA